From a region of the Mesomycoplasma ovipneumoniae ATCC 29419 genome:
- the pgmB gene encoding beta-phosphoglucomutase, translated as MKIKGLIFDLDGIITDTAQLHFLAWKQSLLAENIDFSETENAQLKGLSRKETLKAILELKKLTWDEQKIDNLCFKKNEIYLKLLENLNKDHLLPGILDLLTSAKSKKMKIALASSSLNAPLILEKLGIIAFFDYIADPKKIKKPKPAPDIFLLASEGLSLNPENCIGFEDSLSGFLSIKSAKMRSVVVSLDQFSEFNQADFWFSSTDQLKIDHILTVLNS; from the coding sequence ATGAAAATTAAAGGACTAATATTTGATCTGGATGGAATAATAACAGATACTGCCCAATTACATTTTTTAGCCTGAAAACAATCACTTTTAGCCGAAAATATTGACTTTAGCGAGACTGAAAATGCCCAATTAAAGGGACTATCAAGAAAAGAAACGCTAAAAGCAATTTTAGAACTAAAAAAACTGACCTGAGATGAACAAAAAATTGACAATCTCTGTTTTAAAAAAAATGAAATTTACTTAAAATTACTTGAAAATCTAAATAAAGACCATCTTTTGCCAGGAATATTAGATTTACTAACAAGTGCAAAAAGTAAAAAAATGAAAATTGCACTTGCCTCAAGTAGCCTTAATGCCCCTTTAATTTTAGAAAAACTTGGAATTATTGCTTTTTTTGACTATATTGCTGATCCTAAAAAAATCAAAAAACCTAAGCCAGCGCCTGATATTTTTCTATTAGCTTCAGAAGGATTGTCTCTAAATCCCGAAAATTGCATTGGCTTTGAGGATTCTCTTTCAGGGTTTTTATCAATAAAAAGTGCGAAAATGAGATCGGTTGTTGTTTCTTTGGATCAATTTAGTGAATTTAATCAAGCTGATTTTTGATTTTCATCAACAGATCAGCTTAAAATCGACCATATTTTAACAGTTTTAAACAGCTAG
- a CDS encoding glycosyl hydrolase family 65 protein — translation MKTNQFLTYDNFKKLVIQNGFDRRFTGKTESIFALTNGYLGLRSSDEEPDYYNKPGFFVSGVFNKDVEHEVPEICNLADLITTPMFINEQPLILDSEDQYQKVFDIKNGSLSRSVRLSRQKNTIKIETFRFVSHQNLNFYAQKIEVEILEVNPENEYVQIEFRPQINAQNTNTGTQHFAEGEKFRPFENALQLKQRSTSSNLLVIHNLVCHFEVNGQRIKAGDDNFQVDASRRLILFRIKGKFKKGTKLSLIKLMSVHTSIDDSENLIEDSKLEKQANLTLKTLLNADFHESFLESSQALDKNLWQKFLVKIDSNSQFDQLGLDFGLYHLNGLFRKNSTEINAGAKGLTGEGYQGHTYWDSEFFINPNYLFVEPNVVRNLLIYRYKGLDAARKKAASVKVRPQESNLEGAQFPWEMALPKDGEVCPIWGQVDIISGKQVPIASARQEIHVSADIAYAIQQYFVVTLDQDFMEKYGYEIIFDTAWFYTNRAEKTTDGKFEINDVMGPNEYKGNINNSAYINAMAKYNLDLALFYFEKIKNTPVFAEVLAKIPYKIDFEKIKNVGQNLVQQKPNSELIIAENDSFLELERNDISEFKMLGDAGKKLFSLVKGQKILASQLVKQADVVLLLYLFPERYSEEIRAKNFDFYEQITTHDSSLSAATYAIEAIRLNKIDKAYQLFQYGINIDLGQNMKSSDAGIHAGSLAAIWQMVVFGFGGLTYFDHKIHLKPNLPKEWNSLIYNFSFQGANLQVRIDHSTFRVENFNKKPVKIWINNQEELIESVHFFAINHEN, via the coding sequence TTTAGCAGATTTAATTACAACCCCAATGTTTATAAATGAACAGCCATTAATTCTTGACTCTGAAGACCAATATCAAAAAGTTTTTGATATAAAAAATGGATCTCTATCGCGTTCAGTTAGACTTAGCCGCCAAAAAAATACTATAAAAATCGAGACTTTTCGTTTTGTTTCACATCAAAACCTCAATTTTTATGCCCAAAAAATTGAGGTTGAAATTCTTGAAGTCAACCCTGAAAACGAATATGTTCAAATTGAATTTCGCCCACAAATTAATGCCCAAAATACAAACACAGGAACTCAACACTTTGCCGAAGGTGAAAAATTTCGCCCTTTTGAAAACGCTCTACAGTTAAAACAACGCTCAACTAGCTCAAATTTGTTAGTCATTCACAATTTAGTTTGCCATTTTGAAGTCAACGGCCAAAGAATAAAAGCTGGAGACGATAATTTTCAAGTTGATGCCTCAAGACGACTAATACTATTTCGAATCAAAGGAAAATTCAAAAAAGGCACAAAACTAAGCCTGATAAAATTAATGTCAGTTCATACTTCCATTGATGACTCCGAAAATTTAATTGAGGATTCTAAGCTCGAAAAACAAGCAAATTTAACACTAAAAACTTTACTAAATGCCGATTTTCATGAGTCTTTTTTAGAATCAAGCCAGGCTCTTGACAAAAATCTATGACAAAAATTTCTTGTCAAAATTGATTCAAATTCCCAATTTGACCAGCTTGGACTTGATTTTGGACTTTATCATCTAAATGGACTTTTTCGAAAAAATTCGACCGAAATTAACGCAGGAGCAAAAGGTCTAACCGGCGAAGGATATCAAGGCCATACCTATTGAGATTCAGAATTTTTTATTAATCCTAATTATCTTTTTGTTGAACCTAATGTTGTCAGAAATTTATTAATTTATCGTTATAAAGGCTTAGATGCTGCCCGAAAAAAAGCCGCTTCTGTTAAAGTCAGACCTCAAGAATCCAACCTTGAAGGAGCCCAATTTCCCTGAGAGATGGCACTGCCTAAAGATGGCGAAGTCTGTCCAATTTGAGGCCAGGTTGATATAATTTCTGGAAAACAAGTCCCAATTGCCTCTGCCCGTCAAGAAATTCATGTCTCAGCTGATATTGCATATGCAATTCAACAATATTTTGTTGTTACTTTGGATCAAGATTTCATGGAAAAATACGGCTATGAAATAATTTTTGATACTGCTTGATTTTACACTAACCGGGCTGAAAAAACTACTGACGGAAAATTTGAAATTAATGATGTAATGGGTCCAAATGAATACAAAGGCAATATTAACAATTCGGCCTACATTAATGCAATGGCAAAATATAACCTTGATCTAGCGCTTTTTTATTTTGAAAAAATAAAAAATACCCCAGTATTTGCTGAGGTTCTTGCAAAAATTCCTTATAAAATTGATTTTGAAAAAATCAAAAATGTTGGCCAAAATTTAGTCCAACAAAAACCAAATTCTGAGCTAATTATCGCCGAAAATGACAGCTTTTTAGAACTAGAACGAAACGATATTAGCGAATTTAAAATGCTTGGTGATGCAGGAAAAAAACTTTTTTCACTTGTAAAAGGGCAAAAAATTCTTGCATCTCAACTAGTTAAACAAGCTGATGTTGTCTTACTTTTATACCTATTTCCTGAACGCTATTCTGAAGAAATTAGAGCAAAAAACTTTGATTTTTACGAACAAATTACAACACATGACTCCTCACTTTCGGCGGCAACTTATGCAATTGAAGCAATAAGACTTAACAAAATCGACAAAGCTTATCAACTTTTTCAGTACGGAATTAACATTGATTTAGGTCAAAACATGAAAAGTTCTGATGCTGGAATTCATGCAGGATCGCTTGCTGCAATTTGACAAATGGTTGTTTTTGGCTTTGGTGGTCTAACTTATTTTGACCATAAAATTCATTTAAAACCTAATTTACCAAAAGAGTGAAATTCATTAATTTATAACTTTAGTTTTCAAGGTGCAAATTTACAAGTAAGAATTGATCACTCAACTTTTAGGGTTGAAAATTTCAATAAAAAACCTGTAAAAATTTGAATAAATAATCAAGAAGAACTTATAGAAAGCGTGCATTTTTTTGCAATAAACCATGAAAATTAA